The stretch of DNA CATGCGCCAGGTCGCCGGCAAGCTGCGCATCGACCTCGCCCAGTACCGTGAGCTGGCCGCCTTCGCGCAGTTCAGCTCCGACCTCGACAAGGCGACGCGCGACCAGCTGACCCGCGGCGAGAAGACGACCGAGATCCTCAAGCAGCCCCAGTACGAGCCGCTCCCCGTGGAGAAGCAGGTCGTCATCATCTGGGCCGCCACCGGCGGCCTGCTGGACGACGTCGAGACGGCGAAGATCGCCGAGTTCGAGTCCGGCCTGTACCGCCACCTCGAGTCCGTCTATCCCGACGTGCTGCCGACGATCCTC from Luteitalea sp. encodes:
- a CDS encoding F0F1 ATP synthase subunit alpha (produces ATP from ADP in the presence of a proton gradient across the membrane; the alpha chain is a catalytic subunit), encoding GQIFLQSDLFNQGQRPAVNAGISVSRVGGAAQIKAMRQVAGKLRIDLAQYRELAAFAQFSSDLDKATRDQLTRGEKTTEILKQPQYEPLPVEKQVVIIWAATGGLLDDVETAKIAEFESGLYRHLESVYPDVLPTILAEKVLSDETVATLEKAVAEFKNQGGYGDADAGAP